The following proteins are co-located in the Zonotrichia albicollis isolate bZonAlb1 chromosome 1, bZonAlb1.hap1, whole genome shotgun sequence genome:
- the NDUFA4 gene encoding cytochrome c oxidase subunit NDUFA4 — protein MVLGTIITHAKKHPALIPLFVIIGSGGVGASLYLMRLAMFNPDVSWDKKNNPEPWNKMAPNDQYKFVSVNMDYSRLKKDRPDF, from the exons ATGGTGCTGGGCACCATCATCACCCACGCGAAGAAGCACCCGGCC CTGATCCCTCTGTTTGTGATAATTGGATCTGGAGGTGTTGGTGCAAGCCTGTATCTGATGCGTTTGGCAATGTTCAACCCTGACGTTAG CTGGGACAAGAAAAATAACCCAGAACCTTGGAACAAAATGGCGCCCAATGACCAGTACAAG TTTGTCTCAGTTAATATGGATTACAGTCGCCTCAAAAAGGACCGTCCTGACTTCTGA
- the LOC141725204 gene encoding uncharacterized protein LOC141725204 has protein sequence MGWKISLSAGSAALPPPSAAEPQCHRGPRRGRCRRRSPDVAALAFACAPSADSHRPPRRGPVSPAARSPRAAAGTDPGTPGQPGSAAPRRPLPRGQRLRPGSACARDARGRQGPGAAAARRGGSPSCCPCYGTGQVGRDLSGSSGPPCPDRVILEHMHKIASRRVWNISRERDSTTALDSLFQCVVTCTVKKFFLVFRTRSRSDLSSTEEPRTGHSIPGAALARAELKGVIISLSLLAVLFLMHAGIPLVSLAARARCCLRDSSLSTRTFLVLPSHRPRAAASWGRACHGLVRRLPAPFSAGKVCSSHGYLHACVCPQLGSLHRAGLSTHQPGLKLEGVV, from the exons ATGGGGTGGAAAATCTCGCTCTCTGCGGGCTCCGCAGCGCTGCCTCCCCCTTCAGCCGCCGAGCCCCAATGTCACCGAGGCCCCCGCCGCGGCAGGTGCCGCCGCCGCAGCCCGGATGTAGCAGCTCTGGCGTTCGCCTGCGCGCCCTCCGCCGACTCGCACCGGCCGCCGCGC CGCGGCCCCGTCTCGCCAGCAGCGCGGTCACCGCGGGCGGCGGCAGGCACCGACCCGGGCACCCCGGGGCAGCCGGGCAGCGCCGCCCCACGCCGGCCCCTGCCGCGCGGGCAGCGCCTGCGCCCGGGTAGCGCCTGCGCCCGGGATGCCCGCGGCAGGCAGGGCCCGGGAGCTGCGGCCGCCCGGCGTGGAGGGTcgccctcctgctgcccctgttACGGAACGggccaggttggaagggacctcagtgggtcatctggtccTCCCTGCCCGGACAGGGTCATCCTAGAGCACATGCACAAGATTGCATCTCGACGGGTCTGGAATATCTCTCGTGAAAGAGATTCCACAACTGCTCTGGACAGTCTGTTCCAGTGTGTGGTCACctgcacagtaaagaagtttttcctcgtattcag GACTCGTTCCAGGAGCGACCTGTCTTctactgaggagcccagaactggacacagcattcCAGGTGCAGCCCTCGCCAGGGCTGAATTAAAGGGCGTGATCatctccctcagcctgctggcagTGCTATTCCTAATGCATGCCGGGATACCGCTGGTCTCCTTGGCTGCACGGGCACGCTGCTGCCTCAGGGACAGCTCGTTGTCCACCAGGACTTTCTTGGTGCTGCCCTCACATCGCccaagagctgctgcctcatgGGGCAGAGCCTGCCATGGCCTTGTGAGGCGCCTGCCTGCTCCCTTCTCTGCTGGGAAGGTGTGTAGCAGCCATGGGTACCTGCACGCCTGTGTCTGCCCTCAGCTGGGCTCCCTTCACAGGGCAGGCCTGAGCACTCACCAACCTGGGTTAAAACTCGAAGGGGTGGTTTAA